In Streptomyces sclerotialus, the DNA window TTCCAGAAGATCGGCGGCAAGGAACGGTTCGCCCCGGCCCCGCTGGCCGCCACCGGTGCGGCGAAGAAGGACCCGGCGGCGGTGCCGCTGTACTCGCTGACGTACGCGCTGTACTACAACAAGCAGATGTTCGAGGAGGCGGGCATCTCCCGGCCTCCCACCACCTGGGACGAGCTGGTGGCGGACGGGAAGAAGCTCACCAAGGACGGGAAGTACGGACTGGCCGTCGAGGGCGGCAACGTGGCGGAGAACTCCCACCACGCCTTCGTCTTCGGCAAGCAGCACGGTGCCGACTTCTTCGACGCCGCCGGCAAGCCCACCTTCGACAGGCCCGCGAACGTCAAGGCCGTCAAGCAGTACGTCGACTTCCTCGCCAAGGACAGGATCGCCGCGCCGGGCAACGCGGAGTACGCGCAGAACCAGTCGGTGCGGGACTTCGCCACCGGCAAGGCCGGGATGCTGCTGTGGCAGGCCGCGCGGACCTCGCTGCTCGCGCACGGCATGAAGCCGGACGAGTACGGGGTGGCGCCCGTGCCCTTCCAGTCCGCCGACACGGGCAGCCGGCGCCACGTCAACTCCATGGTCGGCGGCATCAACCTGGCCGTCTTCGAGAACACCGACAACATCGACGGCGCGCTGAAGTTCGTGAAGTTCATGACCTCCACCGAGGAGCAGCGGATCCTCACCACCGAGTACGGGGCGCTCTCACCCGTGCTGGACGCGCAGAAGAGCAAGCCGCGTGACCCGGACGAGGCCGTGCAGCGTGAGGTGCTCGCCAAGAGCGCGGCGCCGCTGCCGCAGGTCCCCGACGAGTCGCAGTTCGAGACGCTGGTCGGCGGCGCCATGAAGGAGCTGCTGGCCGACGCGGCGGCGGGCAAGAAAATCGGTACCGCCGAGGTCCGGGCGAAGCTGACCGAGGCCCAGCAGCAGATGCAGAAGTGAGACCCGCGCCATGACCACCCCCACCGCACAGCACGAGGGCGTCGGAACGGCTGCGCCGGACACGTCGCTGCCCGGCGCAGCCTCTGAGAACCGGCCGCCGCGCCGGCCCTTCCTCCCCGGCCGGCTCAGGCGCGGCGGCCTTCCCTACCTCCTGCTGCTCCCCGCCCTCGCGCTCGAACTGCTGATCCACATCGTGCCGATGGTCATCGGCATCGCGATGAGCTTCAAGGAACTCACCCACGAGTACATCCGCAACTGGGGCGCGGCCCCGTGGGCCGGCCTGGACAACTTCCGCGTGGCGGTCGACTTCGACGCCCCGGTCGGCCGGGCGCTGCTGCACTCCTTCGCGGTCACCTGCACCTTCACCGTGCTCGCCGTCGGCCTGGCCTGGCTGCTCGGCGTGACGGCCGCGATCCTGATGCAGGACCGGTTCCGCGGCCGCGGTCTGCTGCGGGCGCTGTTCCTCACCCCGTACGCGCTGCCGGTCTACACCGCCGTGATCACCTGGTCCTTCCTGCTCCAGCGGGACAACGGGCTGGTGAACCACGTCCTGCACGACCAGCTGGGGCTCACGGACTCGCCGACGTTCTGGCTGGTCGGCGACAACAGTTTCCTCGCGCTGGTGGTCACCTCGGTCTGGCGCACCTGGCCGTTCGCGTTCCTGATGCTGACGGCGGCGCTGCAGAACATCCCGCGGGAGTCCTACGAGGCGGCGCAGCTGGACGGCGCGGGCATCCGGCAGCAGATCCGGCACATCACACTGCCCGCGCTGCGGCCCGTCAATCAGGTACTGGTCCTGGTCCTCTTCCTGTGGACCTTCAACGACTTCAACGTGCCGTACGTGCTCTTCGGCAAGGCGGCGCCGGAGTCCGCCGACCTGATCTCGATCCACATCTACCAGGCGTCGTTCGAGACGTGGAACTTCGGCTCGGGCTCGGCCATGTCCGTCCTGCTGCTGCTCTTCCTGCTCGTCGTGACGGCGGTGTACCTGCTGGTCACCGGCCGTGGAAGGAGGGGCGAGCATGGCTGAGGCCGGCACGTCGCCCACCGCGCCGCCCCGGTCCTTCGTCTGGACCCGGCGGGTGCTGCTCACCCTGCTGACGCTCTTCACGGCGACGCCGCTGTACGTGATGCTCAGCAGTTCACTCAAGCCGCTGCAGGACGTGACCGGCGCCTTCAGGTGGTTCCCCAGCCGGGTGACGCTCCAGCCGTACCTGGACATCTGGGAGACCGTGCCGCTGGGCCGGTACTTCGTGAACTCGCTGATCGTGGCGGGCGCGGCGACCGGCTGCTCGGTGGTGATCGCGGTGTTCGCCGCGTACGCGGTGAGCCGCTACCGCTTCCGGGGCAAGCGGCTGTTCACCGTCACGGTGCTGTCCACGCAGATGTTCCCCGGCATCCTCTTCCTCCTGCCGCTGTTCCTGATCTTCGTGAACATCGGGAACGCCACCGGCGTCGCGCTCTACGGCTCGCGCGGCGGCCTGATCCTCACCTACATGACCTTCACCCTGCCGCTGTCCATCTGGATGCTGGTGGGCTACTTCGACTCCATCCCGCGGGACCTGGACGAGGCGGCGCAGGTCGACGGCTGCGGGCCGCTCGGTGCCCTCGTACGGGTCGTCGTGCCGGCCGCAGTCCCCGGCATCGTGGCGGTGGCGATCTACTCCTTCATGACGGCCTGGGGTGAGGTGCTCTTCGCCTCGGTCATGACCAACGACACCACCCGCACGCTCGCGATCGGCCTCCAGGGCTACGCCACCCAGACCGAGGTGTACTGGAACCAGATCATGGCCGCCTCGCTCGTGGTCAGCGTCCCCGTCGTCGCGGGCTTCCTGCTCCTCCAGCGCTACCTCGTCGCCGGACTCACGGCCGGCGCCGTCAAGTGACCACCGCGGAAAGGAACTCCGTGTCCGACTCGTACCTCGACTCGCTCCCCGCCGGCTTCGTGTGGGGGACGGCCACCGCCGCGTACCAGATCGAAGGCGCGGCGGCCGAGGACGGCCGCGCGCCGTCCATCTGGGACACCTTCAGCCACACCCCCGGCAAGGTCCACAACGGTGACACCGGCGACGTGGCCTGCGACCACTACCACCGCTGGCGCGAGGACATCGCCCTGATGGGTCGCCTCGGGACGGACGCCTACCGGTTCTCGGTGGCCTGGCCGCGGGTCGTGCCGGGCGGCGACGGGCCGGTCAACAAGGCGGGCCTGGACTTCTACGACCGGCTCACCGACGCCCTCCTGGAAGCGGGCATCACGCCGTACCCCACCCTCTACCACTGGGACCTGCCGCAGGCGCTGCAGGACCGCGGCGGCTGGCCGGAACGGGAGACCGCCGAGCACTTCGCCGCGTACGCCGCGGTCGTCGCGGAGCGGCTCGGCGACCGCGTCCAGCACTGGGCCACGCTCAACGAACCGCTGTGCTCCGCCTGGATCGGCCACCTCGAAGGCCGGATGGCGCCGGGCCTGACCGACGTCACCGCCGCCGTCCGCGCCTCCTTCCACCTGCACCTCGGGCACGGTCTCGCGGTCCAGGCGATCCGGGCCGCGGTGCCCGGCGCCCGGGTCGGCATCGTCAACAACCTCACGCACTGCGAGCCGGCGAGCGACAGCGCCGCCGACCACGCGGCGGCGCGCCGCTCCGACGGCCACACCAACCGCTGGTGGATGGACCCGCTGCACGGCCGCGGCTACCCGCAGGACATGGTGGAGCTGTACGGCACCGAGCCGCCGGCACGCGCCGGTGACCTGGAGACCATCGCCGCGCCGCTGGACTGGCTCGGCCTGAACTACTACTTCCGCAACGTCGTCGCGGACGACCCGGCGGGCCCGCTGCCGTATGCCCGGCAGACCGACGTGCCCGGGGCACGCCACACCGGCATGGGGTGGGAGGTGCACGCCGCGGGCCTCACGGCAACACTGCGGCGGATGACCGAGGACTACGGGGCCCGCTGCCTCTACGTCACCGAGAACGGCTCCGCCTACCCCGACACCGTCGGCCCCGACGGCCAGGTCCACGACCCGGAGCGGGTCCGGTACATGGAGGAACACCTGGCCGCCTGCGCCGACGCGGTGGACCAGGGTGTGCCGCTGGCCGGTTACTTCGCCTGGTCGCTGCTGGACAACTTCGAGTGGGCCTACGGCTACGACAAGCGCTTCGGCCTGGTCCACGTCGACTACGCGACCCAGCGGCGGACCCTGAAGGACAGCGGACGCCGGTACGCCGGGCTGATCGGCGCGCACCGGGCCCGGGTGGGCCCGGCGCCGCGGGTGGCCGTCAGCCGGACAGCAGGTTCGTGATCGCCTTCTCCAGGGCGCCACCGACGTCTTCGACGTGCAGGTGGCGCCCGTCCTCGACGATCACCTCGCCGCCGGTGACGACATGGCTGACGTCGGCGGCGGTACCGGCGAAGACGGCGTGGGCGAGTGGATCGCCGGCTCGCGCCCCGGCCGTACGGGGTGAGTCCAGCCGCACGGTGGTGAGGTCGGCGTGCTTGCCGGGTGCGATCCGGCCGGCGTCCCAGCCGAGCGCGGTCATGCCGGCCGAGGTCGCGGCGGTGAGGAGTTCACCGGCGGTCCAGTGGCCGCGGCGGCCGCTGACCAGCCGCTCGTCCAGTTCCACCGCACGGGCCTCCTCCCACAAATCGATCATCATGTGCGCGTCGCTGCCGAGGCTCAGCGGCGTGCCGGCCGCCGCCAGCCGCCCGGCGGGACCGATCCCGTCGGCGAGGTCGCGTTCGGTGGTCGGGCACAGGCAGACGCCGGTGCGGGAGCCGCCGAGCAGCGCGATGTCGGCGGAGTCCAGGTGCGTCGCGTGCACGGCCGTCGCGCCCTCGCCCAGTACTCCCTTCTCGTGCATCAGGCGGGTGGGGGTACGGCCGTACCGCTGGCGGCACGCGGCGTTCTCGGCGGGCTGCTCGGAGAGGTGGACGTGCAGCGGCACGCCGCGGCGCCGGGCGTCGGCGGCGACGAACGTCATCGCCTCGCGCGGCACGGCGCGCACGCTGTGCACGGCGGCGCCGATCCGCAGCCGGTCGCCGTCCCGCAGGCCGTGGGTGCGCAGTGCCCAGTCCTCCGCGCTGCCGTCGCTGAAGCGCCGCTGCACGCCTTCCAGCCGTCTGCCGTCGATGTCGGCCATCAGGTAGCAGGTGTCGAGGAGGGTGAGGCGGATGCCGGCGTCGGCGGCGGCGCGGGCGAGCGCGCGGCCCATGGCGTTGGGGTCCTCGTACGGTGTGCCGTCGGGGTTGTGGTGCACGTAGTGGAACTCGCCGACGGCGGTGATGCCGGAGAGGGCCATCTCGGCGTACGTGGCGCGGGCGAGGGCGTACATGCGGTCGGGGTCGAGGTGTCCGGCGGCGTCGTACATGACGTCGCGCCAGCGCCAGAAGTCGGTGACGCCGCTCTGGCTGCGGCCGCGGATGGCGCGGTGGAAGACGTGGGAGTGGGTGTTGGCCAGGCCCGGGACGGTGAGTCCGGGCAGTCGGACGGCACCGGGCGGTGCCGGGGTGTGGTCGGTGACGCGGGTGATCCGGCCGTCGGCCACGTCGATGAGGACCTGTTCGGCGACGCCGGTGCCGCCGAGCCAGGCGTACTCGCAATGGAACGTCATCCGGCCTCCCTGACGGGGATCCGCCGCGGCCGGTCACGCACCGCGGCGGCCACAGAGCTCTCCGTCAACGGTAGTTGATCTCCGAACGACTGGGAACGCCCCGTGCGGACGTGGCCTCAAGAGGACCGCGGCAGGGGCGAGTTCAGGATGACCGCTACGGGCCGGAAGGGCCCTCTTGCGCCACCGCGGCCGGTGCGGGTCCCGTGCTGCCCCTCGGCTCGAGCCGGGGCAGCGGTTCCTGCGTGTGGCCTGCGGGGGCACCGTCGAGGAGCGCGGTGAGGGCCTGGGCCGCGTGCCGGCCGAAGGCGGCGGTGTCGCGCAGCGGCGCGGTCAGTGCCGGGTGCACGCTGCGGCAGAGCACCGAGTCGTCCCAGGCGACCAGGGAGAGCCGGCCGGGGACGCGGATGCCGCGTTCGGTGGCGACGGCGAGCCCGGCGACGGCCAGTACGTCGTTGTCGTAGATCAGGGCGGTGGGCGGCTGCGGCTGGTCCAGCACCCGGCGGGTGGCGGCGGCGCCCTCGCTGTCGGAGTAGTCGGTGGTCACGGAGGTGGTCTCGGTGAGGCCGAGGCGGGCCGCCTCGGCGCGCAGGGAGGCGATCCGGCGCTGGGTGTGGGCGAATTCGGGCAGTCCGGCGATGTGCGTGATACGGCGGTGGCCGAGTGCGTGGAGATGGCCGACGATCGCCGCCATGATGCCGGCGTCGTCGGCGCCGAGCGTGGAGACGGCGGGGGTCTCGCCGTCCGCCGCGGCCGGCGCGGGGGCGCCGATCATGACGGCGGGCAGTCCGAGGCCGCCGAGCAGGCCGGGGCGCGGATCGTCCTGGCGCGGGTCGACGACCAGGACGCCGTCCACGCGGTGCTCGGCCCACCAGCGGCGGTAGGTCGCGCACTCCGCCTCCAGCCCCTCGACCACCTGGAAGAGCAGGCCCAGCTTCCGTTCGGCCAGCTCCTCCTGGATGCCGGAGACCAGCTGGAGGAAGAAGGACTCGACACCGAGGGTGCGGGCCGGGCGGGCCAGTACCAGCCCGACCG includes these proteins:
- a CDS encoding ABC transporter substrate-binding protein → MRRTRMAAAAALTTALTAALATGCGGGTAMGGGANNDSPKELTYWATNQGSSLEADKKVLGPELKKFEQQTGIKVKLEVIPWATLLDRILAATSSGQGPDVLNIGNTWSSSLQKSGALLPFDDKTFQKIGGKERFAPAPLAATGAAKKDPAAVPLYSLTYALYYNKQMFEEAGISRPPTTWDELVADGKKLTKDGKYGLAVEGGNVAENSHHAFVFGKQHGADFFDAAGKPTFDRPANVKAVKQYVDFLAKDRIAAPGNAEYAQNQSVRDFATGKAGMLLWQAARTSLLAHGMKPDEYGVAPVPFQSADTGSRRHVNSMVGGINLAVFENTDNIDGALKFVKFMTSTEEQRILTTEYGALSPVLDAQKSKPRDPDEAVQREVLAKSAAPLPQVPDESQFETLVGGAMKELLADAAAGKKIGTAEVRAKLTEAQQQMQK
- a CDS encoding carbohydrate ABC transporter permease; the encoded protein is MTTPTAQHEGVGTAAPDTSLPGAASENRPPRRPFLPGRLRRGGLPYLLLLPALALELLIHIVPMVIGIAMSFKELTHEYIRNWGAAPWAGLDNFRVAVDFDAPVGRALLHSFAVTCTFTVLAVGLAWLLGVTAAILMQDRFRGRGLLRALFLTPYALPVYTAVITWSFLLQRDNGLVNHVLHDQLGLTDSPTFWLVGDNSFLALVVTSVWRTWPFAFLMLTAALQNIPRESYEAAQLDGAGIRQQIRHITLPALRPVNQVLVLVLFLWTFNDFNVPYVLFGKAAPESADLISIHIYQASFETWNFGSGSAMSVLLLLFLLVVTAVYLLVTGRGRRGEHG
- a CDS encoding carbohydrate ABC transporter permease; this encodes MAEAGTSPTAPPRSFVWTRRVLLTLLTLFTATPLYVMLSSSLKPLQDVTGAFRWFPSRVTLQPYLDIWETVPLGRYFVNSLIVAGAATGCSVVIAVFAAYAVSRYRFRGKRLFTVTVLSTQMFPGILFLLPLFLIFVNIGNATGVALYGSRGGLILTYMTFTLPLSIWMLVGYFDSIPRDLDEAAQVDGCGPLGALVRVVVPAAVPGIVAVAIYSFMTAWGEVLFASVMTNDTTRTLAIGLQGYATQTEVYWNQIMAASLVVSVPVVAGFLLLQRYLVAGLTAGAVK
- a CDS encoding GH1 family beta-glucosidase; translation: MSDSYLDSLPAGFVWGTATAAYQIEGAAAEDGRAPSIWDTFSHTPGKVHNGDTGDVACDHYHRWREDIALMGRLGTDAYRFSVAWPRVVPGGDGPVNKAGLDFYDRLTDALLEAGITPYPTLYHWDLPQALQDRGGWPERETAEHFAAYAAVVAERLGDRVQHWATLNEPLCSAWIGHLEGRMAPGLTDVTAAVRASFHLHLGHGLAVQAIRAAVPGARVGIVNNLTHCEPASDSAADHAAARRSDGHTNRWWMDPLHGRGYPQDMVELYGTEPPARAGDLETIAAPLDWLGLNYYFRNVVADDPAGPLPYARQTDVPGARHTGMGWEVHAAGLTATLRRMTEDYGARCLYVTENGSAYPDTVGPDGQVHDPERVRYMEEHLAACADAVDQGVPLAGYFAWSLLDNFEWAYGYDKRFGLVHVDYATQRRTLKDSGRRYAGLIGAHRARVGPAPRVAVSRTAGS
- a CDS encoding formimidoylglutamate deiminase — protein: MTFHCEYAWLGGTGVAEQVLIDVADGRITRVTDHTPAPPGAVRLPGLTVPGLANTHSHVFHRAIRGRSQSGVTDFWRWRDVMYDAAGHLDPDRMYALARATYAEMALSGITAVGEFHYVHHNPDGTPYEDPNAMGRALARAAADAGIRLTLLDTCYLMADIDGRRLEGVQRRFSDGSAEDWALRTHGLRDGDRLRIGAAVHSVRAVPREAMTFVAADARRRGVPLHVHLSEQPAENAACRQRYGRTPTRLMHEKGVLGEGATAVHATHLDSADIALLGGSRTGVCLCPTTERDLADGIGPAGRLAAAGTPLSLGSDAHMMIDLWEEARAVELDERLVSGRRGHWTAGELLTAATSAGMTALGWDAGRIAPGKHADLTTVRLDSPRTAGARAGDPLAHAVFAGTAADVSHVVTGGEVIVEDGRHLHVEDVGGALEKAITNLLSG
- a CDS encoding LacI family DNA-binding transcriptional regulator, producing MRRTPARRPTMKDIALRAGVSESAVSFALNGRPGVSPVTRDRIRRVAEQLGWQPRAAARALSGEGSATVGLVLARPARTLGVESFFLQLVSGIQEELAERKLGLLFQVVEGLEAECATYRRWWAEHRVDGVLVVDPRQDDPRPGLLGGLGLPAVMIGAPAPAAADGETPAVSTLGADDAGIMAAIVGHLHALGHRRITHIAGLPEFAHTQRRIASLRAEAARLGLTETTSVTTDYSDSEGAAATRRVLDQPQPPTALIYDNDVLAVAGLAVATERGIRVPGRLSLVAWDDSVLCRSVHPALTAPLRDTAAFGRHAAQALTALLDGAPAGHTQEPLPRLEPRGSTGPAPAAVAQEGPSGP